The following is a genomic window from Prevotella nigrescens.
AATACCACATTGAAGCAATTGCAATAGGAAACGGAACAGCAAGCCGTGAATCGAAAGAATTCATAACCGACTGCCTGGCACACTTATCCGAAGAAGGGAAAGATACACCGAAAGTGTTTGTTGTAAGCGAAGACGGAGCATCAATCTATTCTGCTTCTTCCATTGCACGAGAGGAATTTCCGAATGAAGACGTAACGACACGAGGAGCTGTTTCCATAGGACGAAGATTAATAGACCCATTAGCCGAATTGGTGAAAATAGACCCGAAAAGCATTGGCGTGGGGCAATATCAGCACGATGTAGACCAGACAAAGCTAAGACATTCGTTAGATCGAACCGTGGAAAATTGTGTAAACCAAGTAGGAGTAAACCTTAATACTGCCTCGAAACACCTTCTAATGTATGTCAGCGGATTAGGAGCCTTGTTAGCACAGAATATTGTTGATTATAGAAAAGAGCATGGTGCTTTCACTTCGCGCACGCAATTGAAGAAAGTACCTCGTCTCGGAGCAGTAGCATTCCAGCAAAGTGCAGGTTTCTTGCGAATACCAAATGCGAAGAATCCACTCGACAACTCGGCTGTACACCCCGAAAGCTATCACATTGTTGAGGCTATGGCAAAAGACCAAGGCTGCAACGTTAGTGAACTCATCAACAACAAAGAAAGGATTAAGCACATCGATTTAAGGCACTATGTCTCAACAGAAGTAGGTCTGCCAACACTGAACGATATTCTGCAAGAGTTGGAGAAACCTGGGCGCGACCCACGCGAACAGTTGGAAGAGTTTGAGTTCGACACTTCTGTTCATACAATCGACGACCTTAAAGAAGGAATGGAATTGTCTGGAATCGTAACAAACATCACCAACTTTGGTGTCTTTGTGGATATAGGTATTCACCAAGATGGTCTTATTCATATCTCGCAGTTAAGCAATAAGTTTGTTTCCGACCCCAATGCTATTGTACATTTGCATCAACGCGTGCGTGTCAAAGTTAAACAAGTAGACTTTAAGCGAAACAGAATAGGATTGAGTATGAAGAATGTAGAACAATAACACACGTTTTTAAACCATCGGAACAATAAACTAAAAAAAGGTTGCAAATCTTTCTACTTGCAACCTTTTCTATTTAGTCTATAAGTATTAATTACTTAACCTTCTCTACAATTGCCTTGAATGCTTCAGGACTATTGGCAGCGAGGTCAGCAAGAACCTTACGATTTATTTCTATGTTTGCTTTATGCAGTGCACCCATCAACTGGCTATAGCTCATATCGTAAAGACGCGCTGCTGCATTTATACGTTGAATCCAAAGAGCACGGAATGTACGTTTCTTGTTACGACGATCACGGTAGGCATAAGTCAAACCTTTCTCATAGGTATTCTTAGCGACGGTCCAAACGTTCTTGCGTGCACCGTAGTATCCTTTTGTCTTCTTAAGAATTCTTGTTCTTCTTGCTTTAGAAGCAACATGATTTACTGATCTTGGCATAGTTTTTCTTTCCTTTTAATTTGTTTGACTAATGTTTATTAACGTAGATTTAACAGGTCTCGCACCTGTTTCATGTTGCTACTGTCCACAAGAGTACTGTGTACAAGATTTCTCTTTTGTTTCTTTGTCTTCTTAGTCAAGATGTGACTGTGGTAAGCATGATTACGCTTTACCTTGCCCGTACCTGTGAAGCTAAATCTTTTCTTTGCTCCAGAGTTTGTTTTCTGTTTTGGCATTTTTCTTAATTGTTAAAATTATTATTTATATTCATCTGTGGCAACGTATATACCAGGACGTTACGCACAGGCACTATCTGCACCTTATTCCAAAGATGCATCAAGTTTTTCTTATTCATTCTTAAGTTTGTCAAGCGCAGCAAATCCATTCTTCGCATTGGCAAAAAGATTGTTATCAACATTCCCTTTGCTTTCTATATTGCCATTTTCATTCTTACTTGTCTCAATTTTTTTAGCTGCACCAGCGGCTTCTTCACGATCTCTACGCTGTTGACTCTTCTTTGTTATACCAGCTTTCTTCGGAGATAGATAAAGAAACATCTTTTTTCCTTCAAGCTTAGGCAATTGTTCTACTTTTGCAAGCTCTTCCAAATCGTTGGCGAAACGTAATAACAAGACTTCACCTTGTTCCTTAAATAGAATCGAACGTCCACGAAAGAATACATATGCCCGGACTTTATTACCTTCGTTAAGGAACTCTTGTGCATGCTTCAACTTAAATTGGTAATCGTGCTCATCAGTCTGAGGTCCGAAACGTATTTCTTTAATGTCTTGCTTTACCTGCTTTTGTTTCATCTCTTTCTGATGTTTCTTCTGCTGGTAAAGGAATTTTGAATAGTCAATGATACGACAAACAGGAGGCTGTGCGTTAGGAGATATTTCAACAAGGTCTACACCTTCTTTACGAGCAATGTCTAATGCCTGACGAGTAGACATTACTTCTGCATTACCTTCACTTACCACACGTACTTCTCGTGCATGAATTTGTTCATTCACACGGTACTGAAACTTCATTTTGTCATTTTTCATTCAACTATAATATAGTTTTATATTTCAATTAAACGCCTGCAAAGTTACTGATTTTACAATGACTAACCAAATTTTACCCTACTTTTATTTCTTATTACAATTATATTTCGTTTCATTTCGAAGAAATATTTATTTTTTAAGAGCTAAGTTGTAATTATAATATTTTTTTACTCCCGTAATATCTTCAACTACTTCTATAAATGGGGGGAAGATAATATCTTCGTGCTTCATTATACCTTTTGTTTCTAATATCTGTAATCCTTTATATGGATGTGTAAAGGTATCCAATTCGAAGAACTGTCCTTTCCAAATGAATGTCTGACGAATTTTATGGATAGTTTGCCGATAAGGATCAGCCTGCCTAAGTAATGATTCATACAAGTTATTGTCAATTTGTCGTTCAGTCTCAACCTGTTCATTATTAGACAATGTCTTCTTTGTTGTATGAACATTGACAGAGAGTCCATTTAGAACTCGTCGTCTCAATCGAACTTCACTACATGGTTCAGAAGTCAGATAGGTCTGTGTTATCTCACTTATTATAGCCTCTGGAATATCACCTTTCAGTCGTATAATATATTTTCGCTCTTCAACAGCTTGCCGAGGGATTTCCAGTACATCAGAAATCTCCTGTAACACTCTTTCGAGTTTGGTCTCAAAATCTTCATGATTATTTATTACACGTAGATGTGGGTGTTCAGACCAAGCATTTATAACTTTTTTATCAAGTACGCGCGCTAATTCGATACCTTCTGTTCGTTTTTTATTTGTGGCGGTTGTGTAAAATTGTTCAGCCCCATCTGCCGCACTTACCAAGTGTAAAACTGCATCATAACGAGAACGCAACTTTTCGTTATTCGTATTTACGTCGGATATTATCTGATTCCAAAGCGATGGCTTCATATAAGCAGAGATATCCATCGCACCTCGGTCGCATACAATAAGAACAGGCTGCTTTATAGTTCTTGACATATGCTGGAATTTATCTTCTAAAGCTATTTGCATCTCCAAAGTAGCTTTTTCTCCTTCATAAAAAAGATCCTTATTGTTGGTAAGATAGTCCATTCCTGCTTGTAGGAATAAGGTTGGAAGTTCAGGAATTATAAACACTTTGTAACCAATACTAGAAAAGTGTTCCATTATTTTAACTAAAGCGGTTGTTTTACCAGCACAAGGTCCGCCTGTTAGTACAATTGTCTTCATAAACAAAAAATCCCTAACACCTTAAAAAAGATGAAAGGGATAATTCTATGATATATTTCAAGTAAATCCACGCAAACTCTCTATCGAGAATTTATTTTATTCAGCTGTTGAAATTTCCTCTTCCACTACATCAACCTCTTCTGTAGGAGTATCAATAGTTTCTTCAACCTCTTTCACTTTAGGTTCTGGTTGATTTTCTGCTACAACAATGACAGGCAATTTAACCTCTACATCCTTAAAGAAATGGATTGTTGCTTCGAAAGTTCCAACTTTCTTTATATCACGCATCGTGATAATCTTACGATCAATTTCAATACCTTTCTTGGCCAATTCCTCGGCTACAATTGCCGTATTCACTGAACCATAAGTTACACCTGTAGCAGAAACTTTAGCAGCAATTACTAATTCTATGCCTTCAAGTTGTGCAGCACGCTTTTCTGCCTCAGCCTTTTTTGCAGCAATCTTTGCAGCTTGTTGCTTCAAATTCTCGGCTAATTGCTTTTTAGCAGAAGATGATGCAATTACACCTTTTCCTGTTGGAATAAGGTAGTTACGACCATATCCACCTTTTACATTTACGATATCGTTCTTATAACCAAGTCCTATAATATCTTCTTTCAGTATGATTTCCATATCTTTAGCCTCCTTTTTATTTCATCAAATCGGTTACGTATGGAAGCAAGGCAATCTGACGAGCACGCTTAACAGCTTGTGCTACACGACGCTGATACTTCAAAGATGTACCTGTGATACGACGAGGAAGAATCTTCCCTTGTTCGTTTAAGAATTTTTTAAGAAACTCTCCATCCTTGTAGTCGATATATTTTATACCACTCTTTTTAAAACGACAATACTTCTTTTTCTTTGTATCAATTGATGGAGCGGTCAAATAGCGGATTTCTGTCTTTTTCTGTTCTGCCATAATTAAGCCTCCTTTACTGCTGCCCATTTTGCACGACGTTTCTCAGCGTATGCTGCAGAATATTTATCTTGCTTGATGGTTATAAAACGAATAACTTTCTCGTCACGGCGGAATCCTGTTTCGAGAGTTCTTACAACTGAAGGGTCAGCATTAAACTCCAACATAGCGTAGAAACCTGATGATTTCTTCTGAATGTTGTAAGCCAATTTTTTAAGACCCCAAATCTCCTCGTTCAAGATTTCAGCTCCATTATCTGTGAGCAGTTTCTTGAATTTAGCGACCGCTTCCTTCATCTGTTCATCAGACAAAACGGGAGTCAAAATGAAAACGGTTTCGTATTGATTCATTCTACTTGTTAAATAATTAATTTATAAAAAACATACACCTCGTATTTCGAAATGCGGTGCAAAAGTACTGTTTTTTTATGAAGTAACCAAATGTTTTTCGTACTTTTGTATTCTATGAAAGGATATGTCAAATATTTAGGATTAATTTCGGTATTGGCAGGGCTTGCATTGTTTGCCATTCACATTATATTTAATATAAAAGGAAACAGCCTGCTTTTTTCTGGGTTAGCCTTGGTAATAGTTGGTGCTATCGCTCATGTGGAACTGGAAAAGCGTATATGATGATGCACAAGAATCAAGTAAAAAGCTCAAAGGAGATTATCCATTGAGCTTTTTCTTTATTTATTCTTCGTCTGGTACGATAAGTTTATATCCTTTGCCATGAATGTTTATAATTTCTATTTGGTCATCTGCTTTCAGATGTTTACGTAATTTAGTAATATAGACATCCATTGAGCGTGCATTGAAGTAGTTGTCGTCTATCCAGATTGTTTTTAAAGCATAATCACGTTGCAGTATTTCATTGGAGTGTGCACAAAGCAAAGCCAACAATTCATTTTCTTTCGTTGTTAGTTTTGTTGCTTTTTCGGGATCATTATCAAGGGTAAGTAACTGCTTTTGTGTATCAAAAGTAAAACGGCCAATTTGATAAAGCGTTGATTCTTTTGTTCTCTTACCTCGTACGCGGCGAAGAATGGCTTCAATACGGAATACCAATTCTTCCATTGAGAAAGGTTTCGTTATATAATCATCTGCTCCTATCTTAAAACCAGCAAGAATATCTTCTTTCAGCTGCTTGGCTGTCAAGAATATTATTGGGATTTCTGCATTTGTTTGGCGAATTTCTTGTGCCAATGTAAATCCGTCTTTCTTAGGCATCATTACATCGAGTACACAGATGTCATATTTGTTTTTTAGGAAAGTCTTATATCCAACTTCTCCATCAGGACACAAATCTGCTTGATAACCCTTAGCTTGTAAATACTCACTCAACAGTGTTCCGAGATTCTCATCATCTTCACACAACAAAATTTTGAACTTTTCTTCCATATTGTTTCTCCTTTATTAAAATATTATCATACTTATTTATCTAATAACACAGGTAATATAATCGTAAATTTTGTTCCTTTCCCATATTCACTATCTACTTTTATCTCACCTTCGTGTAAGTCTATCATTCTTTTAACGTAGGCTAATCCTAATCCGAATCCCTTTACATTATGTAGATTGCCTGTATGTACACGATAGAATTTCTCAAAGATTTTCTTTAAATTTTCTTTCTTTATTCCTTGTCCTGTATCTCGTATTGTTAAATAAAGATGGTCATTTGTATTCCAAGTTCTCAAATACACATTCAGTGGCTGGTCAGCTTTTGCATATTTGACAGCATTGTCCAACAGATTGAATATCACATTCTGAAAGTGCATTTCGTCTACATACATTTTGGAATCTATTGCATCTATTTCCGTATAAACCTTCCCTCCTGTATGTTCTACGCGCAATGTAAACGAATGAGCAATGGTCTCAACCATCTCATTTAAATCTACATACTTCTTTTTCAATACAGCTTTCTTACTATCGTACATACTCATCTGAAGAACTTTCTCTACCAAGAAGCGTAGCCGTTTCGTCTCATCAGTTATTACTCCACCAAGATGTTCTATCATTTTAGGCGACTTGACCAGTCCTTTATCGTTCATCATCTGTGCAGCTAAAGAGATACTTGCTATTGGTGTCTTTAGCTCATGCGTCATGTTATTTATAAAATCATTCTTTATTTCCGAATACTTCTTCTGTCTGAATATTATGACAATTGTAAAAATAAACGTTACCAATAATACCATTGTAAAGATGATAGATGGAATCATAAAACGTACACTTGAGAATATATAGCTATTCATGTCAGGAAAATGTACTTTTACTACGCCCATTCTGTTTGGAGGGTCATTCCGAAAAAGAACTTGCGAATAACTGTTGCCTTCTCCATCGCTAATGTAGTCCGGACATCTGTAAACTTCACGTCCATCTTGTGTATATACGGAGAAATGATATGGAATATTAATTCCATTATTCATCATTTCTGCTTTTAAATCTTGATCGAGCATCTTAAAGTTTATTCGCTCGTTCAAAGGCTTGTCTGATGCGGAATAAAGAATATTATAAACAACTTCTTCTAATAAGGCCTTTTGATAAACATAACGATTTCTCACAACTTCTTGCATTCTACGTTTAGTTGCAGAAATAGTTCCTGTATCGTTGCGCAGAATTGTTGCTTTTGAACGCAAAGAGGGATTGCTTTGCGCTAATTTTACTTCGAACGAAGAATAAGAATCGTCAGTGTCAATTGTTTTCTGTCTTCCGCCTCCATCTACTACCTCTTTCTTTTGCTGAGAAGAATCGAGCCGTGCGCTCTTCAATTCGTTATTATTCACATCTTTCTCTAAGAACCTTAATGTTTCGTTAAGTTCCATATTACGCGATGCTTGATAAAGAGCACGGTTAACAGATTCGTCGAATTGCTCTTTCTTCATCTCCGCCATATCTTCAATATAATTGAGTTGGAGCAGAAGAAGGGCAAGGAACGAAAGTCCCATTATTATAGCAATTGTCCAAATCGTTTTCTTATTCATAATTTTTCGTACACATTTGCATATTTATTTCCATGCAGTCCCAATCTTACGTTATGTAATATTAGACGGAACAAAGATACTATATCCATTAATAAATTAACAATAGAAAGTTAATTATTATGGGATATTTCATTTATTTTAAATGTATATACCAATTCTAATTGACATTTATCTACTAAAAATCAATAGAGTATATGCCAAGATAGGGAAACAGTTTAGGTGATAACTCAAAAATGACATACTTTTATTGCGTTAGTAATATTAAATCCAGTCAAAATGTTTACCTTTGCACGCAAATAATTATATAGTATGGTAAAATCAAGACGTAATAAGCACAATCGTAAAAATATAGAAGTTATAGGTAGCATTATTGTTATTGGTGTCTTATCTATCTGTTTTCTCCTTTTCTCTTCAATGTCGAACAGTGGAGAAACGAAATATATATTTATCAACCACAACGACAATATAGACTCTGTCTACCATAAATTAGAGAAGGTTTCTACCAAGCATAGTTTATGGACATTCAAACTACTTGCTACTTTGTTTTCGTATAAAGATCATATCCGACCAGGTAGATACACAATAGGAAAATCGGGGGCTTTAATGACGTTCCGTAACTTCAGGAACGGGAAGCAATCTTCAATCCCGATTACTTTGCGGTCTGTACGAACACTTGGAGACTTAGCTACAGACGTAAGTAGGAAACTTACGTTTTCGAGAAAGGAACTAATGGACTCGCTAACTTCAGAATCTGTGTGCAGAAAGTATGGTTACACTCCAAAGAATATAATTGCCATGTTTATTCCAAACACATACGATTTCTATTGGAACACTACTGTATCCGACTTCTTAGAGAAGATGTATAAGGAGAATAAACGCTTCTGGAATTTCGACCGTACAAAGAAAGCTGAAAACGATGGGCTAAATAAAGAAGAGGTTATGACACTTGCAAGTATTGTAGACGAAGAGACCTCTAATGAAAGTGAGATGCCTAAAATAGCAGGAATGTATATCAATCGTCTGCGAAGGAACATGCCTTTGCAAGCCGACCCGACAGTAAAGTTTGCACTTGGTAAATTCGAAGCTCATCGCATTTACCATAAATGGTTAAACTATGACAGTCCTTATAATACATATAAATATAAAGGACTTCCTCCCGGCCCAATTCGCATTCCTACAGTTGCTGCCATCGATGCTGTTTTAAACTATGTGCACCATAAC
Proteins encoded in this region:
- a CDS encoding response regulator transcription factor — its product is MEEKFKILLCEDDENLGTLLSEYLQAKGYQADLCPDGEVGYKTFLKNKYDICVLDVMMPKKDGFTLAQEIRQTNAEIPIIFLTAKQLKEDILAGFKIGADDYITKPFSMEELVFRIEAILRRVRGKRTKESTLYQIGRFTFDTQKQLLTLDNDPEKATKLTTKENELLALLCAHSNEILQRDYALKTIWIDDNYFNARSMDVYITKLRKHLKADDQIEIINIHGKGYKLIVPDEE
- the rpsR gene encoding 30S ribosomal protein S18, producing the protein MAEQKKTEIRYLTAPSIDTKKKKYCRFKKSGIKYIDYKDGEFLKKFLNEQGKILPRRITGTSLKYQRRVAQAVKRARQIALLPYVTDLMK
- the rplT gene encoding 50S ribosomal protein L20, which encodes MPRSVNHVASKARRTRILKKTKGYYGARKNVWTVAKNTYEKGLTYAYRDRRNKKRTFRALWIQRINAAARLYDMSYSQLMGALHKANIEINRKVLADLAANSPEAFKAIVEKVK
- the rpmI gene encoding 50S ribosomal protein L35 produces the protein MPKQKTNSGAKKRFSFTGTGKVKRNHAYHSHILTKKTKKQKRNLVHSTLVDSSNMKQVRDLLNLR
- the rpsF gene encoding 30S ribosomal protein S6, whose amino-acid sequence is MNQYETVFILTPVLSDEQMKEAVAKFKKLLTDNGAEILNEEIWGLKKLAYNIQKKSSGFYAMLEFNADPSVVRTLETGFRRDEKVIRFITIKQDKYSAAYAEKRRAKWAAVKEA
- the rplI gene encoding 50S ribosomal protein L9, whose amino-acid sequence is MEIILKEDIIGLGYKNDIVNVKGGYGRNYLIPTGKGVIASSSAKKQLAENLKQQAAKIAAKKAEAEKRAAQLEGIELVIAAKVSATGVTYGSVNTAIVAEELAKKGIEIDRKIITMRDIKKVGTFEATIHFFKDVEVKLPVIVVAENQPEPKVKEVEETIDTPTEEVDVVEEEISTAE
- a CDS encoding AAA family ATPase, coding for MKTIVLTGGPCAGKTTALVKIMEHFSSIGYKVFIIPELPTLFLQAGMDYLTNNKDLFYEGEKATLEMQIALEDKFQHMSRTIKQPVLIVCDRGAMDISAYMKPSLWNQIISDVNTNNEKLRSRYDAVLHLVSAADGAEQFYTTATNKKRTEGIELARVLDKKVINAWSEHPHLRVINNHEDFETKLERVLQEISDVLEIPRQAVEERKYIIRLKGDIPEAIISEITQTYLTSEPCSEVRLRRRVLNGLSVNVHTTKKTLSNNEQVETERQIDNNLYESLLRQADPYRQTIHKIRQTFIWKGQFFELDTFTHPYKGLQILETKGIMKHEDIIFPPFIEVVEDITGVKKYYNYNLALKK
- the infC gene encoding translation initiation factor IF-3 — protein: MKNDKMKFQYRVNEQIHAREVRVVSEGNAEVMSTRQALDIARKEGVDLVEISPNAQPPVCRIIDYSKFLYQQKKHQKEMKQKQVKQDIKEIRFGPQTDEHDYQFKLKHAQEFLNEGNKVRAYVFFRGRSILFKEQGEVLLLRFANDLEELAKVEQLPKLEGKKMFLYLSPKKAGITKKSQQRRDREEAAGAAKKIETSKNENGNIESKGNVDNNLFANAKNGFAALDKLKNE
- a CDS encoding sensor histidine kinase, whose translation is MNKKTIWTIAIIMGLSFLALLLLQLNYIEDMAEMKKEQFDESVNRALYQASRNMELNETLRFLEKDVNNNELKSARLDSSQQKKEVVDGGGRQKTIDTDDSYSSFEVKLAQSNPSLRSKATILRNDTGTISATKRRMQEVVRNRYVYQKALLEEVVYNILYSASDKPLNERINFKMLDQDLKAEMMNNGINIPYHFSVYTQDGREVYRCPDYISDGEGNSYSQVLFRNDPPNRMGVVKVHFPDMNSYIFSSVRFMIPSIIFTMVLLVTFIFTIVIIFRQKKYSEIKNDFINNMTHELKTPIASISLAAQMMNDKGLVKSPKMIEHLGGVITDETKRLRFLVEKVLQMSMYDSKKAVLKKKYVDLNEMVETIAHSFTLRVEHTGGKVYTEIDAIDSKMYVDEMHFQNVIFNLLDNAVKYAKADQPLNVYLRTWNTNDHLYLTIRDTGQGIKKENLKKIFEKFYRVHTGNLHNVKGFGLGLAYVKRMIDLHEGEIKVDSEYGKGTKFTIILPVLLDK
- the mltG gene encoding endolytic transglycosylase MltG — its product is MVKSRRNKHNRKNIEVIGSIIVIGVLSICFLLFSSMSNSGETKYIFINHNDNIDSVYHKLEKVSTKHSLWTFKLLATLFSYKDHIRPGRYTIGKSGALMTFRNFRNGKQSSIPITLRSVRTLGDLATDVSRKLTFSRKELMDSLTSESVCRKYGYTPKNIIAMFIPNTYDFYWNTTVSDFLEKMYKENKRFWNFDRTKKAENDGLNKEEVMTLASIVDEETSNESEMPKIAGMYINRLRRNMPLQADPTVKFALGKFEAHRIYHKWLNYDSPYNTYKYKGLPPGPIRIPTVAAIDAVLNYVHHNYLYMCAKEDFSGTHNFAETYEEHSVNAAKYAKALTDRGIE